One genomic window of Phlebotomus papatasi isolate M1 unplaced genomic scaffold, Ppap_2.1 HiC_scaffold_78, whole genome shotgun sequence includes the following:
- the LOC129809377 gene encoding uncharacterized protein LOC129809377 produces the protein MYLQVQLNEDHRDLQRFLWRTSPSEPIMDYRFKTLCFGSAASPYLATKTLIKLAEDEGESYPRAAEVLRNNFYVDDCLLSVETTKEAIEVQKDLISLLGKAQMKLSKWQSNSPTVLQTLQEGNTEAKEVSISDGCVKALGLMWNPSNDTFSFQVDTMVENLVPTKRNILRVVARIYDPLGLLPPITINAKLILQNLWKNEIDWDTEVEGDILQEWKKFIASLQHIPSMRISRWTSKNENVCEEQLHMFSDASNLAYGAAVYHVTKDVSGRISSQMLTAKSKVAPIKTKTIPKLELCAATLGAKLLAKVAKSLKISKAYCWVDAKVVLAQIASASNKQDVFTKNRVTTIRELTAVECWRHVPTKENPADLISRGTTAMELNNSSLYWEGPHWLKESDLAWESKESVPPAVEESQDISVATLTVNKSEGNYIFTTLVSKISNLSRMKRVLLAICKVGQLLRFRALRTKGHAGAHPNQPTSHSAADLVWAENQLIKWDQESHFPELIQDLMNNKAVTINSAAMKKLHPFLDEERILRVGGRLGHLDDDYNTKYPKILPRSDLTKLIIREMHLSLLHPGPQLLLAHCRRRYWPIGGRHITRNVVHMCKACFVHKTSRENQIMADLPKHRISLVRAFSSVAIDCCGPFFIRTGAESRGRTQRIDIVVFVCTSTKAVHLEIVSSLSSEAFMSSFRRFTSRRGVCKEVFSDNGRNFLGASRELQRLLAEEAQTIQDQTINQNITWHFQPARSPHFNGLVEAAVKSAKTHLKKVIGEQRLNYEEFYTILTQVEAVLNSRPITILSDDPRDPQPLTPGHFLLLAPPTQLPDENLASVRMNHLTRWQLCQRIVQDFVRKWRLSYLHTLQERSKWHTEKVNLKVDDIVILHDAYIGTTKWTTGRVVGVHTGGDGKVRVIDIKTPTGTYTRSVTKVAKFPTCESHNLPREHV, from the coding sequence atgtatttgcaggTACAACTCAATGAGGATCACAGAGATTTGCAACGTTTTCTTTGGCGAACATCACCAAGTGAACCAATCATGGACTACAGGTTCAAGACTTTGTGTTTTGGCAGTGCTGCGTCACCCTATCTTGCCACAAAGACGTTGATCAAACTTGCAGAAGATGAAGGAGAAAGTTACCCACGAGCAGCAGAAGTTCTTCGGAACAATTTTTACGTGGATGACTGTCTATTGTCAGTGGAGACCACAAAGGAAGCGATCGAGGTGCAGAAAGATCTCATTAGTCTTCTCGGCAAAGCTCAAATGAAGCTCTCCAAGTGGCAATCCAACTCTCCGACAGTACTTCAAACATTGCAAGAAGGCAACACAGAGGCAAAGGAAGTCTCAATCTCTGATGGCTGCGTGAAAGCGCTAGGATTGATGTGGAATCCGTCAAACGACACCTTTTCATTTCAAGTCGATACAATGGTCGAGAATTTAGTTCCAACCAAGAGAAATATCCTGAGAGTGGTGGCAAGGATTTATGATCCGTTAGGACTACTACCCCCCATCACAATCAACGCGAAATTAATCTTGCAGAATCTTTGGAAGAATGAGATTGACTGGGATACCGAGGTTGAGGGAGATATTTTGcaagagtggaaaaaatttattgcctCACTACAACACATTCCGTCTATGAGAATATCTCGATGGACATCGAAAaacgaaaatgtttgtgaagagcAGCTCCACATGTTCTCGGATGCCTCCAACCTAGCCTACGGAGCCGCAGTGTACCATGTCACCAAGGATGTCTCAGGACGAATTTCAAGTCAGATGTTGACGGCGAAGTCGAAAGTTGCGccaatcaaaactaagacaatccCGAAGCTAGAACTTTGTGCAGCAACACTTGGGGCCAAACTGTTAGCAAAGGTCGCAAAAAGTCTGAAAATCAGCAAGGCTTATTGTTGGGTAGACGCCAAGGTAGTTCTTGCGCAAATTGCATCCGCTTCAAACAAACAAGatgtttttaccaaaaatagaGTGACAACGATCAGAGAGTTGACAGCTGTTGAATGTTGGAGACACGTTCCCACAAAAGAAAACCCGGCAGACCTCATTTCAAGAGGAACCACAGCCATGGAGTTGAATAACTCATCATTGTATTGGGAAGGCCCTCATTGGTTAAAGGAGAGTGATTTAGCTTGGGAAAGCAAGGAAAGTGTTCCACCAGCAGTCGAGGAGTCACAAGACATTTCAGTCGCTACACTCACTGTCAACAAGTCAGAAGGAAATTACATTTTCACTACCCTCGTGTCAAAAATAAGCAACTTATCCAGAATGAAGAGAGTTCTTTTGGCAATTTGCAAAGTTGGCCAACTCTTGAGATTCAGAGCATTGAGGACTAAAGGTCATGCAGGAGCTCATCCGAATCAACCCACAAGTCATAGTGCAGCAGACTTAGTCTGGGCAGAGAATCAGTTGATAAAATGGGACCAAGAATCTCATTTTCCGGAGCTCATTCAGGATCTCATGAACAACAAAGCAGTGACCATCAACAGCGCAGCAATGAAAAAGTTGCACCCGTTTCTGGATGAGGAGAGAATTTTAAGGGTCGGTGGCAGATTGGGACATCTGGATGATGACTACAACaccaaatatccaaaaattctcCCACGCAGTGATTTGACAAAGCTTATCATCCGAGAGATGCACTTATCACTATTGCACCCCGGGCCACAGCTATTGCTAGCTCATTGTAGAAGAAGGTACTGGCCAATAGGTGGACGTCATATCACAAGAAACGTTGTCCACATGTGCAAGGCGTGCTTCGTGCACAAAACTTCTCGAGAAAACCAGATAATGGCAGACTTGCCTAAACACCGAATTTCGTTGGTAAGGGCATTTTCCAGCGTGGCCATTGATTGCTGCGGGCCATTCTTTATTAGGACAGGCGCCGAGTCCCGTGGACGCACTCAAAGGATCGACATAGTTGTCTTTGTATGCACCTCAACCAAGGCAGTCCACCTGGAAATTGTAAGCAGTTTGTCATCAGAAGCATTCATGAGCAGCTTCAGACGATTCACTTCACGTAGAGGAGTTTGCAAAGAAGTGTTCTCAGATAACGGAAGGAATTTCCTAGGAGCATCACGTGAACTTCAACGTCTGTTAGCAGAAGAAGCTCAAACCATTCAAGACCAAACAATCAACCAGAACATTACCTGGCACTTTCAACCGGCTCGTTCTCCGCACTTCAACGGATTAGTCGAAGCAGCAGTGAAGTCAGCAAAGACTCATCTCAAGAAAGTTATTGGCGAGCAACGACTAAATTATGAGGAATTTTATACAATTCTCACACAGGTCGAAGCCGTGTTGAATAGTAGGCCGATCACCATTCTGTCGGACGATCCCAGAGATCCACAACCATTGACTCCGGGTCATTTTTTGCTTTTGGCACCACCGACTCAGCTGCCTGATGAAAATCTTGCATCCGTGAGGATGAACCACTTGACAAGATGGCAATTGTGTCAGCGGATTGTACAAGATTTTGTGAGAAAGTGGAGGCTATCCTACTTGCACACACTTCAAGAGCGCTCAAAATGGCACACGGAGAAAGTGAACCTGAAGGTGGACGACATTGTGATCTTACACGATGCTTACATAGGAACCACCAAATGGACAACAGGAAGAGTTGTTGGAGTTCACACTGGAGGAGACGGGAAGGTGAGAGTCATCGACATAAAAACCCCGACAGGAACCTATACCAGGTCAGTGACTAAAGTTGCCAAATTTCCAACATGTGAGAGTCACAATCTCCCCCGGGAgcatgtatag